In the genome of Phycodurus eques isolate BA_2022a chromosome 11, UOR_Pequ_1.1, whole genome shotgun sequence, the window TAACGGAACAATAATGTCCTAAACAGCCTCcaaattttcactcacatttcAAAGGCTTTCGAGATCCACCGACGCAGGTCACACGGCCTACGACAAACGAGAATTCCCATCCGCATTAGTCGGCATGATATCTTGAAGCTTGACTGTGAGTACTTGAAGAGTAGATTGGCGATGGGAACACTGTAGAACCACATTAAATACTGCCTCCCTTGACAAAAGTCATTGTTTGCATCTTTTGTGCACATTTCTTTGTAACGAGGCTCTTAAAAGACAAACGTTTATCTCATTTGTTGACCCCTTTTGAGATCATGGcaacatttttgtccatttttgacTTGTTTGAACTTGAGAACAATGTGTTGATCTggcaatatatttttgaaagttgtatttattaaatattttgtatgaaaagagaattcaagatgTCTTTGTTCTGGGGAGTGTGTGACGAGCTTGAGTCTCTCTGGGATTTGGGGTTTAAATGCATTTACAGCACTGGAAAATATTAAGCGGTCACTCCAAATTTTCCTAAATGAGCAtatcaaaaataaatggcttccaTTCCACTGTCTGTTGCATTCCATTCCATTCTACAAACCACATTGTCTCACACCTACTGTGAAGTTTGTTGGAAGCTCTCTGACTTGGGGGATTTTTCACActggaatcaaacacttgtctCGACTCAAGCCGTATACAAAATTGTCCTCGGGGGCGGGGGGAAGCTTCCTAACTCATTTACTCATTTCTGAACTCTATGGTAAAACGTTGGTGTTACCTCAGTTAAAGATGaacttgtttttgtatttgagaTCTGAAACTGCACTGTAATATCAGTAGTATATATTATAGAAAGCTGCAATATAAATGGTAGAAACTGAGCATTTTGTAGTGGTCTCCTATTTTGTTCTCGAGCTGAATAACTATGTTGTTGTAAGACATCTTCCATTATAAGCCAGTTCGAAATAATATAATTCTTAAACAATGTTGTCATCGTTGGCTTGATTTAATAAAACCTCTCAGACTCGCGAGCTTGAAAGTCTTTAGGGAGTTCCTATGCTGCTGTAGATTCTTTTAGGGGTTAAAACCAAGGCGAGAGATTTTCACAACCTCTTgagaacaatttaaaacatagaAAAGCTTCAAACACTTGGGTGACTTTcctaaaaacaccacatttGCTCTTTCTTCATACAAGATTTAGACTCTGTATGTTACCCAGCTCCAATTACATCAGCGCCTTCTGAGGAAGCCACCGCTGATCTGATGGTTAGTGTTGGACATACTTTCACTGTCAATGTGCTATGAGCATCGGGCGTCTGGACAGCATGAGCGAGACATTGAACAGATCTCTATCATATATCACCATGGTTGTTTTCCAATGACAACTGGACACTTTACGTGCCTGTGAAAGATGCGTTTTTCTAACCTggggaaaaggaaaaggaaaagaaaaaaaaaaagaaaaaaaaaaacaacatttattcAGATCATAAAATATCTGTCCAGTAAAACAAAGGTTTATTTAAAAGAGTATATTATAGGGTGACATGTCATCAAGTAGACCGTAGAGCATCGTAAGTTTTGAATTTGGACTGTCGTTGCTCTGCAGTCTATAGGGACGTGTGTCTCTTTGACAGAATCTTTGCTGGCAGTGTCAAATGCTCTGGTATTagcaaataaaatcaataacatTTCAATACTTTGCATTTGCTGTGCACTTCTGCACCGTACAAAGACAACCGTAGGATACATGCAAATTTCAACCCAGGCTCGCTTTCTCATGCTGCGTAAAGACTGGTGAAGATACTGTACGTTTCATGTGCTTGGAATGTAAATACAGAAATGAGCATTCATGGGAATTAtgcatgaatgaaaatgctctaagaatttcaaaaagaaaaaacagaccTGAAATAAATCTGGAAACAGCAATCAATCACAGCAGAGCTTCAGCAGGCAAAGCGGACAGTTTACAGACACTTGGGAGCCACTATTTCAGCCTAACAGCCATGACGTACTGCATGGCTCCTGCCTGTCTGAAATCCCCAATCTTTAACACAAAACCCGAGTCTAAACTCCAATTAAGGGTTTTTGACTTTCATTTGCAAGCCTCTCTTGACCACCACTACTTATGGGTGGAGGCGAAGTCTGTTTCAAGTATTTGACAAAACATAACTCAAAACCCTCATGTATCAATTATGTGTTCTGTATTGGATCtgcctgtgtggctttgtgTGAAAAGACTCACAATTGTAGTAAAAGGCCATTTGTGTGTATAAATGCGAGGGAGGGTGGCAGTGAGGGGGATCATGAGGCCTGACACAATTTCATTTCTGTCTCGATAGCGTCAGGCGTTTTCACTGTAGCTCCTCTGTCCCCCTCAGGACCTCTTCAGTCGTCGTAATCTCGAGGTTCTGGGCACATTTTTACTTCCCTCCTCCCCGCCTGTGGATCTGGAACTCATAGAGGATTCCGAGGATGCAAGCTTGACAGATAGGCCCTTTCGACTTGTGGCCAGCCTGTTTTGATTCGTCTGTGTTGTGTTATTGCTTGTGAGGGGGAGCCTCTGGTCCCGTTTCCCTGGAGTAAGCAGCTCTACTTCCACTGTGGTTTTCTTGTACTCTGAGACCGGGAAAGCCTCGGACCCTGCCTTGGTTTCGTCTAGAGGAAGGGGCGGCAGAGGAAGAGGGTCGTGTTTGGATATTTGTGTGAAGCACTCAGTGGAGTGAGTTTGCATTGTGGCTGGAGTTCCATCAAGGCTTGTCCTCTTGGCCTTCAGTGGCCGAGGGTCTTCTGAATCGCTGGGTTTAGTCCTCTTGCTCCGCCTGCTTCCTGGACTGATTTCATGTGGGCAGACACCTACTGAGGGCATGTTTGGCTTGATGCTCTCTAGAGGAGAATTATCAGTTTGCCTCTGAAAGGTCAGGCCCTGGTTCTGAATCACAGCATCGGGGCACGGTACCTCTTGCTCTATGTTTTTACGGGCCGTCCTTCCAGCACTAGAGACACTACCTAATGAGCTTGTGTCTGAGTGTTCATCTCCACGTTTCCCTCTTTGGTCTTCAACACAGGCTCTCTGCTCAATTTGCTGCTCGCCCACAATGGGACCCCGGTGCTCTTGCTGGACATTGGATTTTTTGGCTCTGAACAAGACAAGCAGATACTTGAGCATCCTGTCTGACTGGAGGGGTCGGAAAGTTCTGAATTAGATCATACTTACATCTTTTGAAGCacagttttctttatttttgtggtgCAGTTGAAAGACTCTTGGATTTCTCCCTCTCTGGAAAAATATTCTGATCTGCTTTGTTCGCACAGCTCTGTCTAGAGAGGACAAACAGAATCCgtgtaaacaaaaaatattatccCTGGCATCCTTTGGAAAGTTTTGGCTCCACTGCAGACAGCTGTCATCTTCTGG includes:
- the slx4ip gene encoding protein SLX4IP, translated to MAPLKFVIKCGNFAVLVDLHILPLGSQEDASWFTTRHIEEVTTLIRDAVEQRVKQYADSFQKGRQPKHKKELAPASAFIVKGKHFNLVANFLKRHINLRCVVKQHHGELRVFPERYVVCISRPEDAAVQYTKPSSTTTELCEQSRSEYFSREGEIQESFNCTTKIKKTVLQKIAKKSNVQQEHRGPIVGEQQIEQRACVEDQRGKRGDEHSDTSSLGSVSSAGRTARKNIEQEVPCPDAVIQNQGLTFQRQTDNSPLESIKPNMPSVGVCPHEISPGSRRSKRTKPSDSEDPRPLKAKRTSLDGTPATMQTHSTECFTQISKHDPLPLPPLPLDETKAGSEAFPVSEYKKTTVEVELLTPGKRDQRLPLTSNNTTQTNQNRLATSRKGLSVKLASSESSMSSRSTGGEEGSKNVPRTSRLRRLKRS